GCTCTTTCTCCTTCTCAAGGGCGACGTTTTTAACAAAAAGAAGCTCCTCCCTTGTTAAAGCTCTAGTCCTTGAGTACCTTGTGACTCCAATCGGAAATAGCCTGACTTCATGAACGCCAAAGTTATCTAAATCATCCAAAACCTCACCTATATCGGAGACGTTGTAGCCGGGAGTTAAGATTATGTCCGCTATAACCCTAAAGTTCTCCACGACCTTTGGTAAAAGGTCAATGACTTTTCCGGCGTTTCTGTTCTTCATAAGCTTAATCCTAACGTCTTTCTTTGTTGTGTGGAGGGATATTTGGATTTCATCCAGCCCAGCTGAGTAAAGGCTTTCGATCCTCTTTTCGTCAAAGCGGACGTTTGCACTTGTATCGGTAACCCTTATCCACAGATCGTAGTGCTTCCTTGCGTAGGCTATTCTGTCCTCAAGCTCCGGATCGTTGAGGGTGTCATGTTTGGAAACCCTGTACACCATCTGGGGGGGATTTTGCATAAGGTAACAAAAAATGCAATCGTTACCACACGAGCCCGCCTTAGAGGATGGGGGAATTATCAATAGGTCTTCCCTCTCGCCTACCATGTCAAGCTCATATTTGGTAATCTTCCTGAGCTTGTAATCCTCTGTTAGCTCATACATGTGGGAAAAATTAAAGCGAGGGTTTAAAAAGGATTAGATGGATAAATTATCCTACTTTCCCGCTATTCTAACGTTCTCGAAGGCCATTGAAGGCACAACCATGCTTCCTCCGAAGGGCAATACCTTTTGCTCTTTGCTTACTGCGTAGAGGTTTGGTAGCAGTTCGTAAACGTTGCCGCTCATCATGAACACTGTGGAGCCTTTTATCTCTCCATCCTCTATAAGAAAAGCCGGATTTGCCACCACGGCAAAGTTCCCGTTGTCTGGATTGCTTGAATGGGCCCCTTGGAAGCCGTCCACCAGATAGCCGTGCTCTATCTCCCCTATAATCTCTTCGAGGCTTTTATTACCCTTCTCAATCACGACGTTGTGAAACCCTATGCTTATTCCTCCGGTAGACAGGTTTCTCTTTCCGTTTCCGGTGCTCTCAGTTCCGTGAACCTTTGCCCAGTAGTTGTCCCATATAAAGCCTTTGAAAACTCCTTTTTCGATTATCGTGTTTCTTCTGGTTGGGACTCCCTCGTCATCTGCTATAATTGGGTTTATGCTGAGCTCGTGAAGCGGGTCGTCGTAGATTGTGAGGAGCTCGTTTGAAACCTTCTCGCCCACTTTGCCAGCTAATGGAGTAGTTCCCTTGACGAGTCTTTCACCGCTGAATGCCGGGAATAGTGCATAGGATAAAAGTCCCGAAACTGCCCATGGCCCAACTACCACTTTTGCTTCCTCTGTCCTGCTTTTTTCGGTTTTAAGTGCCCATTTGACTTTTTGAAGGGCGTTTTTAACGACGCTTTCTACATCAAGCTTGAGGGAAAGCTTAGCATCGAAGTCAAAAATGCCCGGGGTTACCTTGCCTTCCTTCATCCCAACGAGTTCAATGTAAAAGAAAGCCCCTCCGCCTTCTTGAGATACGTTAACGCCGTGGGAATTAACTATTAGGCTTTCTCCCCATTCCGCTCCTCCTCCACCGCCTGCGACGACTATTCCCTCCTCAGATGCCAGCTCTATGCCCCTTTTTGCAAGCTCCACAAAGTAGTCCGGTGAGACTTCTTTGAGTTCCCTATCTACTTTTCGTGGCTCCTTGTATCTTCCGGGTTCTGGGAATGAAACCCACCTTTCATCGGGCTTGTTGAGCTTTGCAAGTTTGTATGCCCTCTCTATGGCCTCCTTGATTTTCTCTTTATCTCCGGTATCAACTATGGCCACTCCAAGCCTTTTGTCTTTAATACCCCTGACAACCGTAACAACCCTCTCCCTCAAGGCTGAAGTGGAAACCTCGTTGAGCTCAATGTTAACGCTGGCATCCCTGTTTCTGTAAAAGGCAATCTCAATCTCATCAAAGAATTTTTCTCCGAAACGAATTAGCTCCTCCATCCCTATCACCCTATTATTATTCCTCCATCAAAGCGCATGTGGGGACCGCCAGAGCTGACAAAAGCCGTCTGTCCTTTTCCGCATCTCCCCATCTCGAGACCAAAGTCATTTCCTACGGCACTTATCTTCTTCAACGCCTCGATGGCAATTCCGCTTATTGAAGTATCCCTTATGGGCTTCGTTATTTCGCCATTCTCAATCATATACCCCTCCTGAACCCCCACCTGGAAGGCAGAGTTGAGCTGTGCCTGACCTCCTCTAAAGTCAACAACGTAGTAACCGAACTTGATGTCCTCTATCATCTCCTCAAACTTCCAGTCTCCCGGCTCAAAGATTGTGTTGCGCATTCTTATTATCGGGGGATAGGTGTAGTTTTCTGCCCTCGCATGACCGTTTGGCTCCATATTCCACTTGTGGGCATATTCCCTGTTGAGCATTATCTCCTTCAAAATTCCGTTTTCAATTATGTGAATGTCTTTGACCGGAACGCCCTCGTCGTCATAGCGGTCGTTTCCGAAGCCCCCTTCAACTATGCGTTCGCTCATTGTAACGTATTCCGGAGCAATCTGCTTTCCAATCAAATCTTTAAAGGGAGAGTTTATCGTCAAATCCGCCTCTGCGAGGTGTCCAAGGGCTTCGTGAGCTATAATGCCCACCACTATAGGCCCGGCAACTATTGGAAATTCTCCCCTCTTCGGTGCAATGCCCTCTAACTGTGCATGAACTTTTCTGATGACCCTCTTAGCGACTTCTTCATTTGGCTCTTTTTCTTTGAAAAGCTCCCAGCCGTAATCAACTGCACCAACTTCATCTCTCGCGGCTGCAAGCCTTTCCCCTTCTTTGCCAGTTGCCCATACATACTGCCATACATAGTTCAAATCCCACTTTATCTTTGTACCCTCGTTTGTTATGAGGATCTTTTCCCCGCTTGCGTCTTCATAGCGAAGCCACGTTGATTTTATAGCTCCGTCTTCTTTGAGAAGAGCTTCCAGGTCCATTAGCCTCTCAACTTTTTCCTCTATTGGGACTTCTCTGGGCCTTATTTTCACCTTGCTCTTCACCACATCCTCGTGAGTCTTTATCTCCGCGAGCTGGATTTTTTCCTTCTTGGCTTTTGCCGTTGCTTTCGCAAGCTTGTATGCATTTTCTATGGCCTGCTCAAGGTTTTCAAGTCTGTTTGTTGAGGAAAACCCCCATGCCCCGTCTGCTAAAACTCTAATGGCAACGCCCATCTGCCCTTTGCCGGCAAAGGTTGTAAAAGTTCCATCTTTGAGTTCCAGAGTGTTTTTGCTGATGTTCTCATAGCGGATTTCTATGTAGTCCGCTTTGAAGTTTTCAAGGGCCCAGTTAAGGGCTTTTTCTAATCTATCTTCCATGCATATCACCCGCAATCTAAGGGTTTAGACAATCATTTAAATTAAAGTTTAAGACTATAAAAGCGTTGTCTCGAGGAGAGATGTATACAAAAGGACGTTTAGAGGAGAAAAATATAAATCGGTCAAGCGGGGAAGATTTTAGGGGTGAGAGAGTGTTTGAGGTAATTGCAATAGGAAACCTCAACTACGATATAATCCTACTTGTGGAGAGATTTCCCGAGTTTCATGAGAAGGTAATCGCCAAGAGAGCCCACTTCGGATTGGGAGGTGCTGCAGGCAATACCGCTTCTTGGCTGGCCCACATGGGAGTTAAGGTTGGGTTTATTGGAGCAGTCGGTAACGATGAGATTGGCGAGGCCCACATAAGCTATTTTAAGAAAATTGGCGTTGATGTGGGGGGGATTAAAGTCGTTAACGAGCACTCGGGAATAGCTATTTCCCTGATAAAAGGAGAGGACAAGAGGATAGTAAAGCATCTCGGTGCTAACGCATACAGAGACGTTGATTTTGAGTACCTTTCCAAAG
The Thermococcus sp. 2319x1 DNA segment above includes these coding regions:
- a CDS encoding DUF512 domain-containing protein is translated as MYELTEDYKLRKITKYELDMVGEREDLLIIPPSSKAGSCGNDCIFCYLMQNPPQMVYRVSKHDTLNDPELEDRIAYARKHYDLWIRVTDTSANVRFDEKRIESLYSAGLDEIQISLHTTKKDVRIKLMKNRNAGKVIDLLPKVVENFRVIADIILTPGYNVSDIGEVLDDLDNFGVHEVRLFPIGVTRYSRTRALTREELLFVKNVALEKEKELSLKIVIPPIFEALLGEFKVPLEPFDIEPPLPTYIFTGELAYPEIKRLFPKINVVMVKNEFFGGNIGTAGLLTAHDVLREVEKLPEVDLGVILLPEVMFYGDFTLDGWKREGLFNRILMEKGYIVETALEPQEIPEILERL
- a CDS encoding TldD/PmbA family protein, whose translation is MEELIRFGEKFFDEIEIAFYRNRDASVNIELNEVSTSALRERVVTVVRGIKDKRLGVAIVDTGDKEKIKEAIERAYKLAKLNKPDERWVSFPEPGRYKEPRKVDRELKEVSPDYFVELAKRGIELASEEGIVVAGGGGGAEWGESLIVNSHGVNVSQEGGGAFFYIELVGMKEGKVTPGIFDFDAKLSLKLDVESVVKNALQKVKWALKTEKSRTEEAKVVVGPWAVSGLLSYALFPAFSGERLVKGTTPLAGKVGEKVSNELLTIYDDPLHELSINPIIADDEGVPTRRNTIIEKGVFKGFIWDNYWAKVHGTESTGNGKRNLSTGGISIGFHNVVIEKGNKSLEEIIGEIEHGYLVDGFQGAHSSNPDNGNFAVVANPAFLIEDGEIKGSTVFMMSGNVYELLPNLYAVSKEQKVLPFGGSMVVPSMAFENVRIAGK
- a CDS encoding TldD/PmbA family protein produces the protein MEDRLEKALNWALENFKADYIEIRYENISKNTLELKDGTFTTFAGKGQMGVAIRVLADGAWGFSSTNRLENLEQAIENAYKLAKATAKAKKEKIQLAEIKTHEDVVKSKVKIRPREVPIEEKVERLMDLEALLKEDGAIKSTWLRYEDASGEKILITNEGTKIKWDLNYVWQYVWATGKEGERLAAARDEVGAVDYGWELFKEKEPNEEVAKRVIRKVHAQLEGIAPKRGEFPIVAGPIVVGIIAHEALGHLAEADLTINSPFKDLIGKQIAPEYVTMSERIVEGGFGNDRYDDEGVPVKDIHIIENGILKEIMLNREYAHKWNMEPNGHARAENYTYPPIIRMRNTIFEPGDWKFEEMIEDIKFGYYVVDFRGGQAQLNSAFQVGVQEGYMIENGEITKPIRDTSISGIAIEALKKISAVGNDFGLEMGRCGKGQTAFVSSGGPHMRFDGGIIIG